GATCCCGCTACGGACGCGAAGACGCTGTTTCTCGAACGAGCGCGATCGCTCGGAATCGAGATCGACTGAAAAGAGCGCCGGCGAGCGGTTCTACTTGACGGCCGATTCCGCCATCCGCTGTGGGAAGCCGACGATGAGCGCGATCAGTCCGTCGGCCTCCTCGTCGTCCCGGAGGTACGAACGGATCCGCTGGCTGATCATCTCGACGACGACGATCAGCACGAAGACGACCAGAATGCCGGCCATCATGTTGTCGTAGGCCCGCATCCCCTGCTGGACCTCGATGACGACGCCGATCCCGCCGCCGCCCAGCAGTCCGAGCGTGACGGCCTGTCGGACGTTGACTTCGAAGATGTACAGCGTCCAGGCGATAAAGGAGGTCTTGACCTGGCTCAACATCCCGAAGGTGACCGTCTGGGATTTCGACGCGCCGGTGGTCTCCATCGCCTCGATGGGGCCTTCCTTGACCTCCTCGAGTTCGTCGGTAAAGAGACGACCGAGGTTACCGATCGTGCTGACGAAGATCGCGATCGTCGAGGTGATCGCCCCCAGCCCGCTCAGCGGGATGAAGATGAAGAACCACACCAGCGCGGGGATCGCACGGGAGACGGCCATGATCGAGCGGAAGATGAAGTTAAACGGGAAAGGAGTTACCCGACCGCTCCCCAGAACGCCGAGTGCGAGCGCGAACGGGATGCCAAAGACGGTCCCGACGAATCCCATCGCGAGCGTGATCCCGGCCTCGAGCGGCAGGTTCTCCTCGATGAGGAACTCGAGATCCGGAACGTAGTTGACGACCTGATCGGTGAAGTACGGCCACTGCTGGTAAAGATAGCTAAACGAGAAATCCATCAGCCGGATCGAGCCGTACAGCGCGGCGACGAACACCACCGAGAAGAGCGCGTACATGATCCAGCGCACCCGACGGGTCAGCCGGATCTCCTCTAACCGTTGTTCGATCGCCGTATCCGCACTCATTGCTGTGCCTCCGCCGTGTCGTTGCCGGTCGACAGGAACTCCTCCATATCGATACCGCCGTACAGTTCGTCGATGACGTCAAGCGTCAGCTCGTCGCCGTAGCCGTCGAAGACCAACTCTCCGTCGGCGAGTCCGATGAACCGCTGTCCGAACTGCCGGGCGAGGTTAACCTGGTGGAGGCTGATCATCGCGGTCAGGCCGCGCTGTTCCGCCGCGGTACGGAGATACCCCATCACGGTCTGTGCGCTCCCGGGATCGAGGCTCGCGACCGGTTCGTCGGCGAGAAGGATATCCGAATCCTGGACGAGCGCTCTCGCGATACCGACCCGCTGTTGTTGGCCGCCGCTCATGCGACTGGCCCGCTGTTCGGCCTCGTCGAGCAGCCCGACGGTCTCGAGCGCCTCGAGCGCTTTGATCTTGTCCTCTCGATCGTTGAACCGGAGGAGACTCTCCATGTAGTCGGCCCGACTCAACGCCCCGGTGAGGGCGTTGGAGTACGCGCTCATCCCCTCGATAACGTTGTGCTGCTGGAAGACCATCGAGACGTCCTGTCGATGGGACGTGACCGGTTCATCCTGCACGTACACCGCACCCTCCGTCGGCGCGGTAAGCCCGTTGATACACCGCAGGAGCGTCGATTTCCCCGATCCCGAGATACCGAGCACGATCACGAACTCCCCCTCGGCGATCTCGAACGAGACGTCGTTCAGTGCGACGGTCTCTCCGTACCGTTTTGTAAGGTTTTCAACCCGGATTGCGGACATAATAATTCGATTGCCCTATGTAGTCTCTCTGCCGGCTACTCCTCCTCAAAGTCTTCGAATTCGAGCCCCAGCTCGTCGAGGACCTCGTTGACCGGTTCGTAGTCGTCTCTGTCGGCTTCCTCGATTCCGGTGAACCAGAGTTCGTAGTCGTCGTCGACGTCCTCGGGGATGAGATCCTCCTCTTCGGCCGCGAGCAACGCCTCGACGATGTCTTCGCGGACGGGGTCGTCCCACTCGCTTCGAGCCATGATCGGCGCTCGGGGAAGCGGCTCCGAGACGTCGAGCAGCTGCAGTTCGTCCGCGCCGTCCTCGAGTGCGCTCCCCGCGTCGTCGTACTCCGCGGAGTGTTC
This genomic window from Natronococcus occultus SP4 contains:
- the phnE gene encoding phosphonate ABC transporter, permease protein PhnE — translated: MSADTAIEQRLEEIRLTRRVRWIMYALFSVVFVAALYGSIRLMDFSFSYLYQQWPYFTDQVVNYVPDLEFLIEENLPLEAGITLAMGFVGTVFGIPFALALGVLGSGRVTPFPFNFIFRSIMAVSRAIPALVWFFIFIPLSGLGAITSTIAIFVSTIGNLGRLFTDELEEVKEGPIEAMETTGASKSQTVTFGMLSQVKTSFIAWTLYIFEVNVRQAVTLGLLGGGGIGVVIEVQQGMRAYDNMMAGILVVFVLIVVVEMISQRIRSYLRDDEEADGLIALIVGFPQRMAESAVK
- the phnC gene encoding phosphonate ABC transporter ATP-binding protein — its product is MSAIRVENLTKRYGETVALNDVSFEIAEGEFVIVLGISGSGKSTLLRCINGLTAPTEGAVYVQDEPVTSHRQDVSMVFQQHNVIEGMSAYSNALTGALSRADYMESLLRFNDREDKIKALEALETVGLLDEAEQRASRMSGGQQQRVGIARALVQDSDILLADEPVASLDPGSAQTVMGYLRTAAEQRGLTAMISLHQVNLARQFGQRFIGLADGELVFDGYGDELTLDVIDELYGGIDMEEFLSTGNDTAEAQQ